One segment of Synchiropus splendidus isolate RoL2022-P1 chromosome 4, RoL_Sspl_1.0, whole genome shotgun sequence DNA contains the following:
- the kiaa1522 gene encoding uncharacterized protein KIAA1522 homolog isoform X2, with protein MLSPTTRMSRRRSTGDLVPWDITEVLVKEARAQRSQRKTGSSLGQALSWLKGSRRKKNFGNGPYRNDVAVRDGKVSTKSHGSGKAGPKGTEDQRRLTVHFTSSQHYQENVFIEGSRPQFLEDLHIEAQEGLKILQQEENKEGVTTVDDESAASVDIPEPDIGSKDDAGSPEHSVVSGNEESPAASIRPVLTRQGSTFRPLNPVKRHDKDWRRNRRTTIMGIPNQVQKELALHRYSTFQQLPHHSPLDSNCRSGVLVIPMVDGGTPAMNQEGARVHLSDLEVDSKEEDILKRHLQVLYKDDGATNDKALSVLRPKSVAVPGMISSSSFSSSMFCFLQEPQGPVMSISPQATYLSTIIPNAVLPASVDVIEIDCSSSSRTLSSTAGHGRSVHSVSKGSLVSLDSSLSPSLTRKLDVDGSQTDNSQSSTAISPSPSHSDWSESQSSRTIVLNSSPPSSKSSENGAKVVDQSCCAAQDIVSLRSSASMISSPSTAIDNMFVGGESESSVTVTDGENAMPKRHCSRSLSIVKTKQPPPPPLRTHSLHSSRIRVDVRDPAEGERVNGSTSSTVATSTGNIIITERVGEESTKTVIPVTPGNVNMSCSCALSQQSSSEARKASGPPPQLQNHSPQTVPSEIGKFERTLSPSSGYSSQSGTPTLSPRETSPTSPDKQKQTLVKPERSASASPSSSLASLSSEVSSCCPHTPAQELVTDVATEQHKTILRLEVRELLHIPPPPKVKAPCPPPPETWVHNRRTFELLCGPSPDLNTVHIHNRPCKQAGTQTDISEVAISERRETQGDVPETSEDVKLTPVVPEEPHTKCSQDEIVECLTEQCGKEETSSSTESGYTIAKTDPLAVMSPAVRSDTLVEENPSSMEESDCGALLKMKVVLEENQATCKEEHPNDTTLSLQSSTAPATQQTASQVSSPPDPIEHVQEEVHAAESCWPPPPPPLEGVFDGAYESDFPPPPPPLMVDCVLHEMDSCRSDVSAYENHLGQGEMVPHLESPSVHLKGDIETGESEYVDTFPEDLQNALSSLDLTQLTTAPQDYPLSVIAFSSLSSKSVIHHEDQPLFHHATNPKADSTPVPLVPTLPVDSVTPGVSFRRQPNGATKDIKNKEILGRQKCAPSPKEDANIPLVTPSLLQMVRLRSVSMSEDQLKALSEGKSTSETNGAQERCQSADPAPQAVPQKPIRKSLSLKTPQTLKTSTPTSMRLQEAVRMKTAAMSSRDSLPCRITTRPLAYSNVPEKDTHRTSASTASFIFSRGTKMVVTTASTPEDQASLQQNLVSEFMQRSGQSSSFFYGAVKGDRVPPPVAKKPVQSIVCSLQNPVAGRAEIGVNGNSSAVQYPKETTHRLESTTTRVTADTIETLF; from the exons CTGGGCCCAAGGGCACTGAGGACCAGAGGAGGCTGACGGTCCACTTCACATCCTCACAACACTATCAGGAAAATGTGTTCATCGAAGGCAGTAGACCTCAGTTCCTGGAAGATCTTCACATCGAGGCCCAGGAGGGACTCAAGATCCTCCAGCAAGAAG AGAACAAGGAAGGAGTGACCACCGTTGACGATGAGAGCGCCGCT TCAGTCGATATCCCGGAGCCTGATATTGGCTCCAAGGATGATGCTGGTTCTCCTGAACACAGCGTTGTATCTGGAAATGAAGAAAGCCCTGCTGCATCGATCAGACCTGTGCTCACCCGACAAG GTTCCACATTCCGACctctgaatccagtgaaaaGGCATGACAAGGACTGGAGGAGGAACAGGCGAACCACCATCATGGGCATTCCCAACCAGGTCCAGAAAGAGCTAG CACTCCACAGATACTCCACCTTTCAGCAGCTCCCACATCATTCCCCACTTGACAGCAACTGCAGATCAGGAGTCCTTGTTATACCAATGGTCGATGGAGGAACTCCAGCGATGAACCAGGAAGGAGCCAGAGTCCACCTGTCTGATTTGGAG GTGGATTCTAAAGAAGAAGACATTTTGAAAAGGCACCTACAGGTGCTTTACAAGGATGATGGTGCCACCAACGACAAAGCCTTGTCTGTGCTGAGACCCAAGTCAGTTGCCGTGCCAGGCAtgatcagctcctccagcttttcttcttccatgttctgcttccttcaggaacCCCAG GGTCCTGTCATGTCCATATCTCCCCAGGCTACTTACCTTTCTACAATCATTCCTAACGCGGTGCTGCCAGCGTCCGTCGATGTGATTGAGATCgactgcagcagcagtagcaggacactcagcagcacagctggtcACGGCCGAAGTGTTCACTCAGTGAGCAAAGGCAGCCTGGTATCCCTGGATTCATCACTCAGCCCTTCCTTGACCAGAAAGTTGGACGTTGACGGATCCCAGACAGATAACTCGCAAAGCTCCACAGCAATTTCCCCATCACCTTCCCACTCGGACTGGAGCGAGTCACAGTCTTCGAGGACCATCGTTCTGAACTCGTCTCCCCCGTCCTCGAAGAGTAGTGAGAACGGTGCAAAAGTGGTTGACCAGAGCTGCTGTGCAGCGCAGGATATTGTTAGCTTGCGTAGCTCAGCGAGCATGATCAGCAGCCCCAGTACTGCGATAGACAATATGTTTGTAGGTGGCGAGTCAGAGTCAAGCGTGACTGTCACGGATGGGGAAAATGCAATGCCGAAGCGACATTGTTCTCGCAGTCTCTCCATTGTGAAAACGAAGCAGCCCCCGCCACCCCCACTGCGAACGCACTCTCTACACAGCAGCAGGATCAGGGTCGACGTCAGGGATCCAGCAGAGGGTGAACGTGTCAATGGTTCCACATCCTCCACGGTAGCAACTTCCACTGGTAATATCATCATCACTGAGAGGGTTGGTGAAGAAAGCACCAAGACCGTGATCCCTGTGACGCCTGGAAACGTCAACATGTCATGTTCGTGCGCCTTGAGTCAACAATCTTCATCTGAAGCAAGGAAAGCTTCAGGTCCTCCACCACAACTTCAAAACCACTCCCCTCAAACAGTCCCTTCAGAAATTGGGAAATTTGAACGCACGCTGTCCCCTTCCAGTGGCTACTCCAGTCAGAGTGGCACCCCAACATTGTCCCCACGGGAAACCTCGCCAACATCCCCCGATAAACAGAAACAGACCCTTGTTAAACCAGAGAGGTCTGCGTCAGCGTCCCCGTCCTCTTCACTCGCCTCCTTGTCTTCAGAAGTGTCCTCCTGCTGCCCGCACACACCAGCTCAGGAGCTTGTGACTGATGTTGCTACAGAACAACACAAAACCATTTTGAGACTTGAAGTCAGGGAGCTGTTGCATATTCCACCGCCACCCAAGGTCAAGGCAccatgtcctcctcctccagagacATGGGTTCACAACAGGCGGACCTTTGAGCTCCTGTGTGGTCCAAGTCCTGACCTTAACACCGTGCACATACACAACAGGCCGTGCAAACAAGCCGGGACGCAGACGGACATCAGCGAGGTAGCGATTTCTGAGAGGCGGGAAACGCAAGGTGACGTCCCTGAAACATCGGAGGACGTTAAACTGACGCCAGTGGTTCCAGAAGAACCGCACACTAAATGCTCACAAGACGAAATAGTCGAGTGTTTGACTGAGCAGTGTGGTAAAGAGGAGACGAGCAGTTCAACAGAAAGTGGTTACACCATTGCTAAGACAGACCCTCTTGCAGTCATGTCGCCAGCTGTGAGGTCTGATACGCTTGTGGAGGAGAACCCTTCCTCCATGGAGGAGAGCGACTGTGGTGCACTTTTAAAGATGAAGGTTGTGCTTGAAGAAAACCAAGCCACTTGTAAGGAAGAACATCCAAATGACACGACGCTCTCGCTACAGTCCAGCACTGCACCAGCGACCCAGCAGACGGCCTCGCAGGTGTCCTCACCACCTGACCCTATAGAGCATGTGCAGGAGGAGGTCCATGCTGCAGAATCCTGCTGGCCgcctcccccccctcccctaGAAGGAGTCTTTGATGGGGCGTATGAGTCTGACTTCCCTCCTCCGCCGCCTCCTTTGATGGTGGACTGTGTTTTGCATGAGATGGACAGCTGTCGCTCGGATGTCTCAGCCTATGAAAACCACTTGGGTCAAGGGGAGATGGTCCCTCATCTAGAGTCACCTTCAGTCCACCTAAAGGGTGACATAGAAACTGGAGAGTCGGAGTATGTTGATACTTTCCCAGAGGACCTGCAGAATGCCTTATCGTCCTTGGATTTAACTCAACTCACTACTGCTCCCCAGGACTACCCTTTATCAGTCATCGCTTTCTCCTCTTTAAGCAGCAAGAGCGTCATCCATCATGAAGATCAACCCCTCTTCCATCAcgccacaaatccaaaagcTGATTCCACACCAGTCCCGTTAGTCCCCACTTTACCTGTGGACAGCGTGACCCCCGGAGTGAGCTTTAGAAGGCAGCCCAATGGTGCAACCAAGGACATCAAAAACAAGGAGATTCTTGGTCGTCAGAAATGTGCTCCCTCTCCAAAGGAGGATGCCAACATACCGTTGGTGACCCCCTCCTTGCTTCAGATGGTCCGACTCAGATCAGTGAGCATGAGCGAAGACCAACTAAAAGCTCTCAGCGAAGGAAAGTCGACCAGCGAGACGAACGGCGCTCAGGAGCGTTGCCAGAGTGCAGACCCAGCACCTCAGGCTGTTCCACAGAAACCAATCCGCAAGTCTCTTTCTCTCAAAACTCCTCAGACCCTGAAGACATCTACACCGACATCCATGCGCCTACAGGAGGCTGTACGCATGAAAACAGCTGCCATGTCTTCAAGAGACAGTCTTCCATGCCGAATAACGACAAGACCGCTGGCCTACAGCAACGTCCCTGAGAAGGACACGCACAGGACGTCAGCCTCCACTGCGAGCTTCATCTTCTCAAGGGGCACAAAGATGGTCGTGACTACAGCGTCCACTCCTGAAGATCAAGCCAGTCTTCAGCAGAATTTGGTATCAGAGTTCATGCAGCGTTCCGGACAATCAAGTTCTTTCTTCTATGGCGCAGTGAAGGGCGACAGAGTTCCGCCTCCAGTGGCCAAGAAGCCAGTCCAGAGCATCGTCTGCTCTTTACAGAACCCTGTCGCCGGCAGAGCAGAGATTGGAGTCAATGGAAACAGCAGTGCAGTCCAGTACCCAAAGGAGACAACTCATCGCCTCGAATCAACAA cgACACGAGTGACTGCCGACACCATCGAAACCCTGTTTTGA